The archaeon genome includes the window CCCCCATCCCCATGTTCATGGCGTTGACGGCTGGCGAGAGCGGGTGGTTGGCGACTTGAATCGGTTTCTTCTTGTCTCCGCCTTCTGTTGGTTTGAGCTGGTACTCCAGCACTCCTGGCACCTTGACCCACATCTTCTTGGCGTCGAACTCGATCGCTGCCCACTTCAGCCCCTTCAGGTCAGAGATGAGGCCCGCGAGCAACGACGGGGCTCCTCCAGCCTTCCCGCCGAAGATGGTTTCCAGTGCTGCCTGCTGCTCCTTGTTGGCCCTGCTGTCAAGGTAGAGCGCCGCGGTCCAGTTCCCCTTCCAGAAGTTGCCTGGTGAGTGGGAAGCCATGACCGCGTTGAGCCCGTCGAGCTTGACGTTTCCGTACTTGCCCTTGTTGATGTGGAAGCCGTCCAAGGCGTCGCAGTGGCCCTTGGTCGGGTCCGAGTAGAATAGGCATGGGCACCCGGAGTCGCAGTTGCAGGAGTTGATCCAGTCTCCTTCTATTTTCCATTTTTCTGCCAATGAGACCGACAGAGGTACTCGCCTTGCGGGGTTATTTATCCATGTAAGGCGCCGCTTTGTAGGTTAGGTCAGAATGAGGACAGATCCCGCCGCCAAGAACCCGAGGCCGAAGAGCCTCGGCACCCACTTGTTCAGGGGGAGGGTCCGCTCCGCGAAGATCACGGCCGCGAATCCTGCCATCCAGACGAGACCCATAGAAGCTGAGACGAGGAGGAAGACCATCATGACCCAACAGCACCCTACGCAATACTTGGCGTACTCATAGCCCATCCTGACCGAGCCCTTGATCCCGCCTCTGTAGTACTTGAAGAGAAACGAAGTGGGGTGGCACCTGAAAAGGCACTCCCCTTTGACCGGCGAGAGCTGGTAGGCCGCGACAACCAGCAGCGCCAAGCCTATCCCGACGGGGGTCGCGATGAAGACTGTCGCGGAGAGCGGGAGGAGCCCGAAGAGGATGGCCGCCCCCACGAAGAACCCAGCGCCGGTCGCGACCCAGATTCCTAGGTAT containing:
- a CDS encoding DUF1326 domain-containing protein; this encodes MAEKWKIEGDWINSCNCDSGCPCLFYSDPTKGHCDALDGFHINKGKYGNVKLDGLNAVMASHSPGNFWKGNWTAALYLDSRANKEQQAALETIFGGKAGGAPSLLAGLISDLKGLKWAAIEFDAKKMWVKVPGVLEYQLKPTEGGDKKKPIQVANHPLSPAVNAMNMGMGVMSHFKDYGLEWDNTGKDGNYSGFQFSGP
- a CDS encoding DUF2182 domain-containing protein; the encoded protein is MVSARLGVGTLIGAFALTAWVLTVLNIGLMMGTPSLPIDIATLLIFVSAWTVGMVAMMFPTAMPMLMMLLHVGRTSKPDVKAGGGPNAASAVTFVGTYLGIWVATGAGFFVGAAILFGLLPLSATVFIATPVGIGLALLVVAAYQLSPVKGECLFRCHPTSFLFKYYRGGIKGSVRMGYEYAKYCVGCCWVMMVFLLVSASMGLVWMAGFAAVIFAERTLPLNKWVPRLFGLGFLAAGSVLILT